One part of the Paroedura picta isolate Pp20150507F chromosome 5, Ppicta_v3.0, whole genome shotgun sequence genome encodes these proteins:
- the POP5 gene encoding ribonuclease P/MRP protein subunit POP5: MVRFKNRYFLCEIISEDLRFQQCIDEWAVHNTVKNVIARIHGDFGLACCSIAFSVKYLNAYTGIVLLCCRKDFHQLLWSSLPFITHLESRNQRYPCSFNTLHVGATIRTCQKFLIHYNRNQLQALLRNCTSEADRQAIQKSVQSCMFVEEEPFHSKEEESDDSMK; the protein is encoded by the exons ATGGTGCGGTTTAAGAACAG GTATTTCCTCTGTGAGATTATCTCTGAAGACCTGCGCTTTCAGCAATGCATCGATGAATGGGCTGTGCACAATACAGTGAAGAATGTCATTGCAAGGATTCATGGGGACTTTGGGCTGGCTTGCTGCTCCATTGCTTTCTCAG TGAAGTATCTCAATGCCTACACAGGGATAGTTCTTTTGTGCTGCCGGAAAGATTTTCATCAGCTTCTCTGGTCATCGCTGCCTTTTATAACTCACCTGGAGAGCAGGAACCAACGTTATCCATGTTCCTTTAATACGCTGCATGTGGGAG cTACGATAAGAACATGTCAGAAATTCTTAATTCACTACAACAGGAACCAGCTACAGGCGTTGTTACGCAATTGTACCAGTGAAG cagACAGACAAGCTATCCAGAAGTCAGTGCAGAGTTGTATGTTTGTGGAAGAAGAACCGTTTCACAGTAAGGAGGAAGAAAGTGATGACAGTATGAAATGA